Within Metabacillus sp. KUDC1714, the genomic segment ACAAAGAGTAAAGAAGTGGAGAGTGACATAATACTACGGGCGTAGACCCTTATTAGTCACTCTCCGTCTCCTAAATGGTGATCAAAGATCGTCAAAGCCATTATCTACATGGTTTACTTTCGTATATTGTCTTGATTTTTGTTCGAAGAAATCAGATTTACCTAGATCTACTTCTTCGTAAGCTTTAATCCATTTTAGAGGGTTTGTTCGGTACCCCTCAAAAGGGCGGTCATAGCCTAGTTGATGGCATCGGACATTTGCATAAAACTTAATATAATCTTCAAGGTCCTGCATATTAATCCCATCCATTTTATTTCCAATAATGAATTTTCCCCATTCAATCTCAAGTTCAGCAGCTTTAATAAATGTATTTTTTACAAATGTAGCAAGTTCTTTTGTATCATAGTCAGGGTATTGATTTAAAACTTCTTTATAAATTTGAACAAATAAGTCGACATGTATTTGTTCATCACGGTTGATATAGTTAATCATTGTGCTCGTTGCAACCATTTTCTGATTACGTGCAAGGTTGTAAAAGAATGCAAATCCTGAATAAAAGAAAAGTCCTTCTAATATGACATCATATACGATTGATTTTAACAGATTCTCAATGCTTGGTTGTTCAGAAAAGGCTTGATACCCATCTGTTACAAATTCATTTCGTTTTCTTAGAATAGGTTCATTTCTCCAATATTCAAATACCTCATCTTGTATCTGCTTAGGAACAAGACTTGAGAGTACATAGGAATAGGAATGATTATGAATAACCTCTTGTTGAGCAAGAATAATCATTAAAGCATTGACGCTGGAATCTGTAATGTAGTCAGAAACTTTTCCAGCATAATCAGTTTGAATACTATCTAGAAGAGCAAGAAGTCCAATGATTTTTAAAAATGCATCTTTTTCATCATTTGTTAGATTGGGATATTGTTTGATATCCTGAGCCATGTTGATCTCAAATGGGGTCCAGAAATTTGCTAGCATCTTTTTGTAGCGTGGATATGCCCATGGGTATGTGACATCATCCCAGTTTAAAACATTTGAGCTTTCGCCATTAATAATTGCAGTTGAACGATTTGGAGCGGAAGCATCCATGATTTTTCGTTTAATTAAAGCTGTGTTTTCCATTTGGGGACTCCTTTTAACGTTTTGATTTATCAAGATAGAGAGGCTGATCTTTTACGTAAGGTCAGCTTCGGATTTTTAATCCACCAGAAATTATTTATTTTGTACTTAGTGACGGTGTCTAGCTCCAGCGCCTAGCCCCTCGAGGTCATAAGTCACAAATGAATTGAAGACAAATTACGTCTTCTATTCATTTGCGTCTTATGCTTGTCGGGGCTGAACAGGCGCTTGCGCTTTTCTAAGTTAACTAGCACATGAATCG encodes:
- a CDS encoding ribonucleotide-diphosphate reductase subunit beta, with the protein product MENTALIKRKIMDASAPNRSTAIINGESSNVLNWDDVTYPWAYPRYKKMLANFWTPFEINMAQDIKQYPNLTNDEKDAFLKIIGLLALLDSIQTDYAGKVSDYITDSSVNALMIILAQQEVIHNHSYSYVLSSLVPKQIQDEVFEYWRNEPILRKRNEFVTDGYQAFSEQPSIENLLKSIVYDVILEGLFFYSGFAFFYNLARNQKMVATSTMINYINRDEQIHVDLFVQIYKEVLNQYPDYDTKELATFVKNTFIKAAELEIEWGKFIIGNKMDGINMQDLEDYIKFYANVRCHQLGYDRPFEGYRTNPLKWIKAYEEVDLGKSDFFEQKSRQYTKVNHVDNGFDDL